Sequence from the Nitrospinaceae bacterium genome:
AACCCAGGTTGAGGCCGAGGCCGAGGCAAGAAGTTATGTAGGCCAGAACATCGACAACTCTACATTTATGCAAGGAGCCACGGCGACAGTCACATTTCCAACCTCGGAATCCATCCGCGTGGGAATCGAGCACACGCTGCCGCTTTTCTTCGCGCCCATCATCGGGATGGACAACGCCACGATAGACACCGGTGCCACCGCCGAGCTCGCATCCGTCCGAGCCATTTCGCCGGGCAATCTCGTTCCGTTCGGTATCTACTGCAACAACGAGGGCGGCGGCTGCTCTGGTCAGCTCAGCGTTGAGCAGACTTTCTCAAGCATGCTCCGCCACTGCGGCAACGTATTCGGCGCCAGCGGGAGCTCGTGCAACTACTCCTCAGACACACCAGCCGATAGCGAAATTTTCCTGACCGGGCTCTCTTTCAACAACAACAACTCCAACGGCGAGCTAAAAGACGAGGTTGAAAGCGGCTACTCGGGAACGGCAACGCTCGGCGATGTCCTCGGCGCCCTTCCCGGCACCCGTCAGGGCTGGCAGAGTTCAATGCGAAACCGCCTGAACGCGGGAGACACAGAGATGACGCTTCCAGTGATCTCGCCGGTGGACTCATCAAATGGCTCGGTTGCGATCGTCGATTTCATCCAGGTGAGAATAACCAGTTTCAACCCCGGCTCGGCAAGCGCACAGGATGAATTTTCCTTCGAGATTATCCCGGCGGCGGTCTCGTCCACCGAATTTGCCACCGACGCCGAGGGCCTCGGCATCAACTCCGTGCTGGGTGTGCGGCTGACAAACTAGCCATAGATTTAATGGCTAGGTCGAAAATTAGTTCTAACTTTTATTCGATTACCCGGCGGGGGGGCTTACTCCTTGTTCGGTTCTGGAAACTCATCGGGCCAATTATCCACAACAGCCTGAAGGTAGGCCTTCATTTTACGAGGGTCTGGCTGCAGAAATCCCGTGTTATCCGCCACCTTATCCGCCTCATCCAAGGGCAACAGCAATGTGTCATGGAGACGATTGCGAAAGTTGAAGTAGCTGATGATGAAGGTGAGTTCAAAAAGTTCTTGATCGGAGAAAAGCTTTTTGGCGCTCTCCTGGAGGTCCGGGCGGCTCTTGGCGGTGTTTAGCGTGACGTGCTCGGCCCAGACCACCGCCGCCTTCTCGCGATCCGTCAGGAGTGGGGAGTCAGTATAATTATCCGAGAAGACGACCTCGGCCTCCTCGTCCGTGATACCCGCGGTCCGACCGAGCGCGGTGTTGTGGTTCAGTCAGTAGTCGCAATTATTGAGCTGGCTGGTCTTGATGATGGCAATCTGTTTTATTTTCGAGGGCAGGATGGTGCCCATCCCCTCGCGCAGGGTGTAGACAAGGGCTGCCATGATTCGCGACAAGAACGGCGAATTCACGCTCGCCAGCTGCGAGTAAACATGTTTCGTGCGAATGTTGCTGAGGATTTCAAAAGTACGCTTATGCTCGCCCTCGGCTTCGTCTGGATTGATAAGCTTAATCAGTGCCATTGAAGTATCTCCTCCGTCCCCAAGGTATTCAGGGGTATTATTTCTAATTGGGCTCGGGGAACGCCTCGGGCCAGTTATCAACCGCCTCCTTGAGATAGGCCTTAATATTTTCAGGGTCCACACGGATGACAAACTCTACCGCCTCTGCCTCATCGTCCTCGCCGGGCGGCAGTCGCAGTGAGTCGTGCATGCGATTAAACATATTATAATAACCACACAGACCGGTCAGCTCCATTATCGCGGTGGTGCTAAAGCGTTTCTTTAGCTCCGCGAATCCGTCCTCCTCACTTCGTGCCGTGTTAACAGCTATTTGCTCGGCCCACAGAATCGCCGCTCGCTCGCTTGGGGTAAGTAGGGGGGAGGCCATGTAGCCATCCGAGGCGATAACCAGGGCCACCTCGTCCGTGATTCCGGCGGCCCGGGCCAGCGGGGTGTTTTCAGCCAGGCAGTAGGCCGACCCATTCACCAGGCTTGTCTTGATGACGGCCATCATTTTGATGCGCGAGGAGACGACGCCACCCAGCCCCTCGTGCAGCAAGGCGATACGCAGAGGGATGTAGCTTCTTCCGATAAGCGGGATGTGCGCCCAGGCGCGAAGCGAGGCCGGTATCCGGCGGTAAAGGCGCGACACCAACCGGAAATAACTCGCCGCCTCTCCCTGTGCCGACTCGGGACCTGAAAGCGAAACGATGGGGCCCTTCGCCCGAATACGCTCGGCCGCACCGGGCAGGAGAACCTCATCCAGGCGACCCTTCGACATTGTGCCTTTAGCGGCTTCCGCACTCTGGTCCGGATCTGCCTCGGTGGCGGGAAAATCATCAGGCCACATGGAAACGAGGCTCTCATAGTAAGCCTTGAGCTTGTCGGTATTTACCAGCACAGAGGTCTTTATTTTGTTGACCTCGCCGGAGTGCTCGATAGGAAGCTGGAGCGTGTCATGAACCCGGTTTGAGACGTTGAAAAGCCCGCTGATGGCGGTCAGCTCGACCAGCTCGGCATCGTTAAAATGCGGGCGAACCTCATCAAGCACGTCGTCTCGATCGCGGGCCGTGTTGGTCGTTACGTGCTCGGCCCACAGCACTGCCGCGCGATCGCGTGCGTTGAAATTTTTTGAAGTCAGATAGGCGTCCGTCCCTATCTCTTCGTTTTGCTCATCTGTGATGCCAGCCGCTTGCCCAAGCGCCGTGTTGTGCGCGAGTCAGTAATCACAGGTGTTCACATGGCTCGTCTTGAGGACGGCCATTTCCTTGATGCGGCAGGAAAGCACGCCCCCGCCTCCCTCCCGCTGAATGGGCACATGGAAGGGCAGGACGAGTTTTGCGATGTAGGGGATGTTCGCCCACGAGCGAGAGGCGTTCGGTGCGCGCCCCCGGAACTGGATTGAGGCGGCTAGAAAGCGTCCGGCCTCCCCTTCCGCTGTTTCTGGATCGATGATCGGTAATCTAGCCATCGTAAAATCTCCTTGTCTGCCGCCAGAGGGATGATTTGCCCCCAAGTCACAAATCAGGCGGCAATCAAAGTCCTTGCCCCTGTATTACCCAGAACGCTTACAAAGACCTAGCTACGCTTCAAGCCTCTTTAGTTTAGTAAAACAATTAAACGGCCTTCCAGTCGTCGCGCTCTTCCCACTGATCGAAAACCTCCTTGGCCGTCAGGAGCGCATGATTCGTCTTGGGAAGCCCGACATAGGGAGCGCACTGCACGATTGTTTCGATTATCTCCTCGCGGGATGCACCGCGATTCAGGGCGCCCCGCGTATGCATCGCCACCTCGCCAACATCATCTTGGCCAATGGATGTGGCGATGACGATGAGTTCGCGCGTTTTTATGTCGAGGACAGGCTGATCCCAGATTGTGCCCCAACACCACTCCTCAATACTCTGAGCATACATTGGAGACAACTCCCTGAACACTTTCATGTTCGGCATATCCCGGCCCAGGCTTCCACCTTGAATCTCTATTCCTTTTTTTACGCGATCTTCACTCATCGAGAAATCTCCTTGTCTGCGAATTAAAAATTCATAACAAATACGACCGTGTTGTGGTAAAAATCCACAACACGGCCCCACCAACAAAAAGAAAAGCAATTCCCCCCTGCATCAATATTGAAAGGCGGAACCACGAGTGATTTTGTATACATTGAGATTATTGGAATTATGCGGCAACGTTTTAAATTTAGCGAATCATGACGTTGCTTTATTGTATCCAGAGCTTCCAGACGCAAAAATTTCATAGAAGAAGGCGCATCGAGATTCTCGCCCGCAAATATAAAACGAGGCGCCGGATTTGCGCAGCCAAGGCGCAGGAAACCGTTGAGTGGGGTTAAAAAGATTTATGTAGCGGGGAGGTTTCTAAAAAAAACGAGGCTAAACTTTTTCGCCCCTACGAC
This genomic interval carries:
- a CDS encoding carboxymuconolactone decarboxylase family protein, whose product is MSEDRVKKGIEIQGGSLGRDMPNMKVFRELSPMYAQSIEEWCWGTIWDQPVLDIKTRELIVIATSIGQDDVGEVAMHTRGALNRGASREEIIETIVQCAPYVGLPKTNHALLTAKEVFDQWEERDDWKAV